The Candidatus Delongbacteria bacterium region TTTCTTAAAATAGCGAGTTATATTATTTTTTAATTCAAAATCGATACAATATTAAACATCTGCACTGGTTCAACATTTTGAATCATTTTAGTATCCTTGGCACAAGAAGTTGTGCCCTAGGAATTCGATTCTCCATTTTAAAAATTCTTGCAATTACATCATTGATAAATTACATTAATCATTCTTACACATTAGCTGCAATCGGAGAACAGAAAATGAAATTTCAACCATTTCCCGTAATAGAATCGGAAAGGCTTTTTCTCAGAAAAATTGTGGAATTGGACAGTGAAGCTATCTTATTCTTACGTTCTGATAAAACTGTTAATAAATACATTGATACACCTGAAGAAAAAAAGATCAAAAATTTATCTGATGCTATAAAATGGGTCAAAAAAGTAGATAAATATATAGAAAAAAATGAAGGCATTATTTGGGGAATAACTCTTAAAAATGATCCTAGAGTTATTGGGACAATCGGTATTGGGAATTTTTCGGATAACAATAAAACTGCAGAGGTTGGATGTGACCTGGTTCCAGAATTTCATAGAAAAGGGATTATGAGTGAAACTCTTCTAAAGATCATTGATTTTTGTTTT contains the following coding sequences:
- a CDS encoding GNAT family N-acetyltransferase; protein product: MKFQPFPVIESERLFLRKIVELDSEAILFLRSDKTVNKYIDTPEEKKIKNLSDAIKWVKKVDKYIEKNEGIIWGITLKNDPRVIGTIGIGNFSDNNKTAEVGCDLVPEFHRKGIMSETLLKIIDFCFKELKLDKIEALTHTKNKSAIKLCEKTGFRLNVNKKYEDNKLYVYYELEKGSS